In endosymbiont of unidentified scaly snail isolate Monju, the following are encoded in one genomic region:
- a CDS encoding lytic transglycosylase domain-containing protein, translating into MQGGDSLAALERRRKALRPLIDAAARAERLRPELVHAVVRAESAYRADAVSSRGARGLMQLMPETARQLGVTDPYDPRQNLRGGTRYLRQLLERFDFDLRLALAAYNAGESAVAQYGNRVPPFPETQDYVEKVLRYYKEYRAAAQLARR; encoded by the coding sequence GTGCAGGGGGGTGATTCACTGGCCGCGCTGGAGCGTCGGCGCAAGGCGCTCCGCCCCTTGATCGATGCGGCCGCGCGTGCCGAGCGCCTGCGGCCCGAGCTGGTGCACGCGGTGGTCCGGGCAGAATCGGCCTATCGTGCCGATGCCGTCTCTTCCAGGGGCGCGCGCGGGTTGATGCAGTTGATGCCGGAGACGGCCCGCCAGTTGGGGGTGACCGATCCGTACGACCCCCGCCAGAACCTGCGTGGTGGCACACGCTATCTGCGGCAGTTGCTCGAGCGTTTCGATTTCGATCTGCGGCTGGCGCTGGCGGCCTACAATGCCGGCGAGAGCGCGGTCGCCCAGTACGGCAACCGGGTGCCGCCGTTCCCGGAAACGCAGGACTACGTCGAGAAGGTGCTGCGCTACTACAAGGAATACCGCGCCGCCGCGCAGCTCGCCCGGCGCTGA
- a CDS encoding squalene/phytoene synthase family protein, translating into MNADWHFPNAATPPGSAAYYLVRFARADERNHLAAWLAWFDLLENMVRRASDPGVTRLKLDWWREEIERLAHGEVQHPLSRVLAPWTRSSDCRPLMLRALDATEQRIMQRAPDNLEDFHRQCRDEQASRLYLLAGSTKETPAIEALGCYLGTVARLQRLGEDLQRHHRTLPHEFAIPGIEQLLQDRRLGTPGISLLQAAEDGLDREAALDYPLRALLAQHRRTARLLRRHDFPTDRLLHPSPLGLLWDAWRASHQP; encoded by the coding sequence GTGAACGCAGACTGGCACTTTCCCAACGCCGCCACACCACCGGGATCGGCAGCCTATTACCTGGTCCGCTTCGCCCGCGCGGATGAGCGCAACCACCTCGCCGCCTGGCTGGCCTGGTTCGACCTGCTGGAGAACATGGTGCGCCGCGCCAGCGATCCGGGGGTGACCCGACTCAAGCTCGACTGGTGGCGCGAAGAGATCGAACGCCTTGCGCACGGCGAGGTGCAGCATCCGCTGTCCCGGGTGCTGGCGCCGTGGACGCGGAGCAGCGACTGCCGCCCCCTGATGCTGCGCGCCCTCGACGCCACCGAGCAACGCATCATGCAGCGGGCCCCTGACAACCTCGAGGACTTTCACCGGCAATGCCGTGACGAACAGGCCAGCCGTCTGTACCTGCTCGCGGGCTCCACCAAGGAGACACCGGCAATCGAGGCACTCGGCTGCTACCTGGGCACCGTGGCACGCCTGCAACGCCTGGGCGAGGATCTGCAACGCCATCACCGCACCCTGCCCCACGAGTTCGCCATCCCCGGCATCGAGCAGCTGCTGCAAGACCGGAGGCTCGGCACACCCGGTATTTCGCTGTTGCAAGCGGCCGAAGACGGGCTGGACCGGGAGGCCGCCCTCGACTACCCGCTGCGTGCCCTGCTGGCACAGCACCGGCGAACGGCCCGCCTGTTGCGGCGCCATGACTTCCCCACCGACCGCCTGCTGCATCCCTCGCCGCTGGGCCTGCTGTGGGACGCCTGGCGAGCTTCGCACCAACCCTGA
- a CDS encoding YciK family oxidoreductase translates to MSYPADYQPAPNLLRDRVVLVTGAGDGIGRAVSLACATHGATVVLAGKTVKKLEAVYDEIEQTGGPQPAIYPINLEGATPADYDQLAQTIESQLGRLDGLVHCAAMLPYLSRLKDHEAEDWMKVMQVNLNAPFLLTQALFGLLEASDSGRVIFTVDSVGTEGRAFWGAYGAGKAGLDSLARIWAQELENSRLRVNRIDPGPTLTALRKRVFPGEDSSTLKRPEAIAPAYLWLLDPANPVNGECLRPD, encoded by the coding sequence ATGTCGTATCCCGCCGACTACCAACCCGCCCCCAACCTGCTGCGCGACCGTGTCGTCCTGGTGACCGGCGCGGGCGACGGCATCGGCCGTGCCGTCTCCCTGGCCTGCGCCACGCACGGCGCCACCGTGGTGCTCGCGGGCAAGACGGTGAAGAAACTCGAAGCGGTGTACGACGAGATCGAACAGACCGGCGGCCCCCAGCCTGCCATCTACCCCATCAACCTAGAGGGCGCCACGCCCGCCGACTACGACCAGCTGGCGCAGACCATCGAGAGCCAGCTCGGACGCCTGGACGGACTGGTGCACTGCGCTGCCATGCTGCCCTACCTGTCACGCCTCAAGGACCACGAGGCCGAAGACTGGATGAAGGTCATGCAAGTCAACCTGAACGCCCCCTTCCTGCTCACCCAGGCCCTGTTCGGGCTGCTGGAGGCGTCGGACAGCGGACGCGTGATCTTCACCGTGGACAGCGTGGGCACCGAGGGCCGTGCCTTCTGGGGAGCCTATGGCGCCGGCAAGGCCGGGCTGGACAGCCTGGCGCGCATCTGGGCGCAGGAACTGGAGAACAGCCGCCTCCGGGTCAACCGGATCGACCCCGGCCCCACGCTGACCGCCTTGCGCAAGCGGGTCTTTCCCGGCGAGGACAGCAGCACCCTGAAACGGCCCGAGGCCATTGCCCCCGCCTACCTCTGGCTGCTCGACCCGGCCAACCCGGTCAATGGCGAGTGTCTGCGCCCGGACTAG
- a CDS encoding M23 family metallopeptidase, with protein sequence MWWLAWLLLAGPVLAGGLSLDGDFTQGGMAVGRGLPQGAKVWQDGRPVDVGPGGIFLLGFARDAKPVSELRIRYPDGHEEKRRLKIARRQFRIQRINGLPANKVTPRTEAELARIRRETAAVKKARRILRERADFLQGFTWPVEGPISGTYGSQRVLNGKPRRPHYGVDIARPKGTTVVAPADGVVIFADPDLFFSGGTLIIDHGLRLNTSYLHLSKLLVKVGDRVRKGQPIAEIGATGRATGPHLHWGANLRDVRIDPQLLVPPMSRQVVEVGRK encoded by the coding sequence TTGTGGTGGCTGGCGTGGCTGCTGCTGGCAGGGCCGGTGCTGGCCGGCGGCCTGTCGCTGGACGGTGATTTTACCCAGGGGGGCATGGCCGTCGGTCGTGGCCTGCCGCAGGGCGCGAAGGTCTGGCAGGACGGCAGGCCGGTGGATGTGGGGCCTGGCGGGATCTTCCTGCTGGGGTTTGCGCGCGATGCCAAGCCGGTCTCGGAGCTCAGGATCCGCTATCCCGACGGCCACGAGGAGAAACGCCGGCTGAAGATTGCCCGGCGCCAGTTCCGCATCCAGCGTATCAATGGCCTGCCTGCCAACAAGGTCACGCCGCGGACCGAGGCCGAACTGGCGCGTATCCGCCGCGAGACGGCGGCGGTGAAGAAGGCGCGACGCATCCTCAGGGAACGCGCCGATTTTCTGCAGGGTTTCACCTGGCCGGTGGAAGGCCCCATCTCGGGCACCTATGGCAGCCAGCGCGTCCTCAATGGCAAGCCCCGGCGACCACACTACGGCGTGGACATCGCCCGGCCCAAGGGGACCACGGTGGTGGCCCCGGCCGACGGGGTGGTGATCTTCGCCGATCCGGACCTGTTCTTCTCGGGCGGCACCCTGATCATCGATCATGGCCTGCGTCTGAACACTTCCTACCTGCACCTGAGCAAGCTGCTGGTCAAGGTCGGTGATCGGGTCAGAAAGGGCCAGCCCATCGCCGAGATCGGTGCCACCGGGCGCGCCACCGGGCCGCACCTGCATTGGGGCGCCAACTTGCGCGATGTACGCATCGATCCGCAATTGCTGGTGCCGCCGATGTCGCGACAGGTAGTTGAAGTGGGACGTAAGTAG
- a CDS encoding hydrolase: protein MPDSTGARNMPRVQSEFRPAWWLRGAHAQTLWPTLFRRGPRIALEWERVSLPDGDFIDLCWHGPRDGPMVLFLHGLEGSIHSHYARGILRELGRRGFRACLMHFRGCSGEPNWLPIAYHSGKTDDPLWLIHHLHERGEVFGAVGVSLGGNVLLKLLGELGEAVPLRRAAVMSVPFVLDHAARRLRQGLSRLYERHLIGHLQRSFERKFARLSCPLSVEVRRLRSFHAFDDQVTAPLHGFAGVDDYYQQASSRQFIPKIRIPTLILHALDDPFMFPHTAPDAEELPECVRLEIAPRGGHMGFVTGRWPWRADYWGERRLASWIAGEVHPP from the coding sequence ATGCCCGACTCTACCGGCGCCAGGAACATGCCCCGGGTACAAAGTGAGTTCCGGCCAGCCTGGTGGCTGCGCGGCGCGCACGCCCAGACCCTGTGGCCCACCCTGTTCCGGCGCGGTCCGCGCATCGCGCTCGAATGGGAACGGGTCTCCCTGCCCGACGGCGACTTCATCGACCTCTGCTGGCACGGGCCTCGCGACGGGCCCATGGTGCTGTTCCTGCACGGCCTGGAAGGCAGCATCCATTCCCACTATGCGCGCGGCATCCTGCGCGAGCTGGGCCGCCGGGGCTTTCGCGCCTGCCTGATGCACTTTCGCGGTTGCTCGGGCGAACCCAACTGGCTGCCGATCGCCTACCACAGCGGCAAGACCGACGACCCGCTGTGGCTGATCCACCACCTGCACGAACGGGGCGAAGTGTTCGGGGCAGTCGGCGTCTCGCTCGGCGGCAACGTGCTGCTCAAGCTGCTGGGAGAACTGGGTGAGGCGGTCCCGCTGCGCCGCGCGGCGGTGATGTCGGTGCCTTTCGTGCTCGATCACGCGGCCCGGCGCCTGCGCCAGGGCCTGTCCCGCCTGTACGAACGCCACCTGATCGGCCACCTGCAACGCAGCTTCGAGCGCAAGTTCGCCCGCCTGAGCTGTCCGCTGTCGGTCGAGGTGCGCCGCTTGCGCAGCTTTCACGCCTTCGACGACCAGGTGACCGCCCCCCTGCACGGCTTCGCCGGGGTAGACGACTACTACCAGCAGGCGAGCAGCCGCCAGTTCATCCCGAAGATCCGCATCCCCACGCTGATCCTGCACGCGCTGGACGACCCCTTCATGTTCCCGCACACCGCGCCCGACGCCGAAGAACTGCCCGAGTGCGTGCGCCTGGAGATCGCGCCTCGCGGCGGTCACATGGGTTTCGTCACGGGCCGCTGGCCCTGGCGAGCCGATTACTGGGGTGAGCGACGGCTGGCGTCATGGATCGCCGGGGAAGTTCACCCCCCGTAG
- a CDS encoding TolC family outer membrane protein, which translates to MKKLLTVMGMLALSLSAQADDLLSLYQRAAQNDPVIRAARASRDAGHEAEPLARANLLPNANLSGNLDYTSQDVQGAPNDDYASNALTVQVVQPLFRQDRRVALSQARDQVKQADADYTAAEQGLILRLAEAYFGVLSARENLVFTQAEKKAIARQLEQAKERFEVAQVAITDVHEAQARFDQSKASEITARNAVDNALEALRQVVADAPSQLDDLKDELRLLPPNPASLDAWSELALQHNPAVQSARLANEVARKEIARRRALRYPTLAWSASLGRSRTDAVGGRDLDTRTIGLQLAVPLYTGGALVTGARQARHQFIAAQESLDAKRREVVRQVRDAYRGIQAAISRVAALKATVRSALSALEATEAGFEAGTRTLVDVLNSQSELFRARRDYAQARYDYVLSTLRLLSAAGTLSVEDVKRVNTWLKH; encoded by the coding sequence ATGAAGAAGCTGTTGACGGTGATGGGCATGCTGGCGCTGTCCCTGAGTGCCCAGGCGGACGATCTGTTGAGCCTCTATCAAAGGGCAGCCCAGAACGACCCCGTGATCCGCGCCGCCCGTGCGAGCCGTGATGCCGGCCACGAGGCCGAACCCCTGGCGCGGGCCAATCTGCTGCCCAACGCCAATCTGAGCGGCAATCTCGACTACACCTCGCAGGACGTGCAGGGTGCGCCGAATGACGACTACGCCAGCAATGCGCTCACCGTGCAGGTGGTGCAGCCGTTGTTTCGCCAGGACCGCCGGGTCGCCCTGTCGCAGGCGCGCGATCAGGTGAAGCAGGCCGATGCTGACTATACGGCTGCCGAGCAGGGCTTGATCCTGCGCCTGGCCGAGGCCTATTTCGGCGTGCTCTCGGCGCGCGAGAACCTGGTGTTCACGCAGGCCGAAAAGAAGGCCATCGCACGTCAGCTCGAGCAGGCGAAGGAGCGCTTCGAGGTTGCCCAGGTGGCGATCACCGACGTGCACGAGGCGCAGGCACGCTTCGACCAGTCCAAGGCCAGCGAGATCACCGCGCGCAACGCCGTGGACAATGCGCTGGAGGCACTGCGCCAGGTGGTCGCCGATGCCCCATCCCAGCTGGACGACCTGAAGGACGAGTTGCGATTGCTGCCGCCGAACCCGGCCAGCCTCGATGCCTGGAGCGAACTGGCGTTGCAGCACAACCCGGCGGTGCAGTCGGCGCGACTGGCCAACGAGGTGGCGCGCAAGGAGATTGCGCGGCGGCGCGCACTGCGTTATCCCACGCTGGCCTGGTCGGCGTCCCTGGGACGCTCACGCACCGATGCGGTGGGCGGACGTGACCTGGACACCCGCACCATCGGCCTGCAGCTGGCGGTGCCGCTGTACACTGGCGGGGCGCTGGTAACCGGTGCCCGCCAGGCGCGGCACCAGTTCATCGCGGCGCAGGAGAGCCTCGATGCCAAGCGTCGCGAGGTGGTGCGCCAGGTGCGTGACGCCTATCGTGGTATCCAGGCGGCGATCAGCCGCGTGGCCGCGCTCAAGGCCACGGTGCGCTCGGCACTCAGCGCCCTGGAGGCCACCGAGGCCGGTTTCGAGGCCGGTACCCGGACTCTGGTCGATGTGCTCAACAGCCAGAGCGAGCTGTTCCGCGCGCGGCGCGACTATGCTCAGGCGCGTTACGATTATGTGTTGAGCACCCTGCGCCTGCTGAGCGCTGCCGGCACCCTGTCGGTGGAGGATGTGAAGCGGGTCAATACCTGGCTCAAGCACTGA
- a CDS encoding thioredoxin domain-containing protein, which produces MLAIVRWLSVGLLAWSAWALAGHIEPPEGREPTEWMGPQLLKPSEAGIGRRIPDQVLGTVFGAKASLHDLGGERGTVILVRDPECPVSRIYGPRQARLAREYQPLGFHFVVLYLNDLLAPEAIASDAAGFDGPVVFIRGHAFDLARVLGVQSTGDVFVLDADQRLVFRGAVDDQYGIGFTREVVTRRYLGSALDALLQGQPAPVPATTAPGCFIDAAPDAPSGMEYWSPDEQAG; this is translated from the coding sequence ATGCTTGCCATCGTGCGGTGGTTGTCGGTGGGTCTGCTGGCCTGGTCGGCCTGGGCTCTGGCGGGGCATATCGAACCGCCGGAGGGCCGGGAGCCAACCGAGTGGATGGGGCCGCAGTTGTTGAAACCGTCGGAGGCAGGTATCGGGCGACGCATCCCCGACCAGGTGCTGGGCACGGTGTTTGGTGCCAAGGCGTCGTTGCACGATCTGGGCGGGGAGCGCGGCACGGTGATCCTGGTGCGTGATCCGGAATGTCCGGTGTCGCGGATCTACGGGCCGCGGCAGGCGCGCCTGGCGCGTGAATACCAGCCCCTGGGCTTCCATTTCGTGGTGTTGTACCTGAACGACCTGTTGGCACCCGAGGCGATTGCTTCCGATGCGGCGGGTTTCGACGGGCCGGTGGTGTTCATTCGAGGGCATGCCTTCGACCTGGCTCGGGTGCTGGGGGTGCAGAGTACAGGCGATGTGTTCGTGCTGGATGCGGACCAGCGGCTGGTGTTCCGCGGCGCGGTGGACGATCAGTACGGGATCGGCTTCACCCGCGAGGTGGTGACGCGCCGCTATCTGGGTTCGGCGCTGGATGCCCTGCTGCAGGGGCAACCGGCGCCCGTGCCGGCAACGACCGCGCCAGGCTGCTTTATCGATGCGGCCCCCGATGCGCCGTCCGGGATGGAGTACTGGTCACCCGACGAGCAGGCGGGCTGA
- a CDS encoding DUF938 domain-containing protein gives MRTVNRPFAESCEQNRAPILAVLRDWLGPEVRSLLEVGSGTGQHAVYFAPEFPHLTWQPSDRAENLPGIHAWRDYRPSPNLLAPIALDVVRDPWPVGPFDAVFSANTAHILYEPEVVAMFDGAGRVLRPGGVFLLYGPFHIDGRPTAPSNARFDQWLRAQDPGMGVRDVAWLRELGQRAGLALTQTVDMPADNKILCWTREPAVTD, from the coding sequence CTGCGGACAGTGAACCGCCCCTTTGCCGAGTCCTGCGAGCAGAACCGGGCGCCCATCCTGGCGGTGCTGCGCGACTGGCTCGGTCCGGAGGTTCGCTCCCTGCTCGAGGTCGGTTCGGGTACCGGGCAGCACGCGGTGTATTTCGCGCCCGAGTTTCCGCATCTGACCTGGCAGCCCAGCGATCGCGCAGAAAACCTGCCGGGCATCCACGCCTGGCGCGATTACCGGCCCAGTCCCAACCTGCTCGCGCCGATCGCGCTGGACGTGGTGCGCGATCCCTGGCCTGTCGGACCGTTCGACGCAGTGTTCAGCGCCAATACCGCGCACATCCTGTACGAGCCCGAAGTCGTGGCCATGTTCGACGGGGCGGGGCGGGTGCTGCGCCCCGGCGGAGTCTTTCTGCTGTACGGGCCTTTCCATATCGACGGGCGGCCTACCGCGCCGAGCAATGCCCGTTTCGACCAGTGGCTGCGCGCGCAGGATCCGGGCATGGGGGTGCGCGATGTTGCCTGGCTGCGGGAGCTGGGGCAGCGGGCCGGGTTGGCGCTGACGCAAACCGTCGACATGCCCGCCGACAACAAGATCCTGTGCTGGACCCGGGAGCCCGCGGTCACGGACTGA
- a CDS encoding YchJ family protein, whose protein sequence is MTACHCGSGLAYADCCGPFIAGERPAPTAEALMRSRYSAYVVEAIDYLGETLHPEHRSDWDRAATARWAAASQWLGLEVVATEGGGPDEETGMVEFIARFTENGQPRRHHERSRFARVDGRWYYVDGEIPKPQTQRKEGPRVGRNDPCPCGSGKKFKKCCGQ, encoded by the coding sequence ATGACGGCCTGTCATTGTGGTTCTGGCCTGGCCTACGCCGACTGTTGTGGGCCCTTCATTGCCGGCGAACGCCCGGCGCCGACTGCCGAGGCGCTGATGCGTTCGCGCTATTCGGCCTACGTGGTCGAGGCTATCGACTACCTGGGCGAGACCCTGCATCCCGAGCATCGCAGCGACTGGGACCGCGCCGCCACGGCGCGTTGGGCAGCCGCCTCGCAATGGCTGGGGCTGGAGGTGGTGGCCACCGAGGGCGGCGGGCCGGACGAAGAAACCGGCATGGTCGAGTTTATCGCCCGGTTCACCGAAAACGGCCAGCCGCGCCGGCACCACGAGCGCAGCCGCTTCGCGCGGGTGGATGGCCGCTGGTACTACGTGGACGGCGAGATCCCCAAGCCGCAGACCCAGCGCAAGGAAGGGCCCAGGGTAGGGCGCAACGACCCCTGTCCCTGCGGCAGCGGCAAGAAGTTCAAGAAGTGCTGCGGACAGTGA
- a CDS encoding glycosyltransferase family 2 protein encodes MTDKEGTSAGLSIVIPALNEAASLRELLPELKQRFPSAEILVVDDGSTDDTATLRKELDVRCIRHPYNMGNGAAVKDGARHARGETLVFMDADGQHLPEHVEHLLERFHTEDLDMLVGARNSAGQAGLLRGLGNRIFNLLASWMTGHRVLDLTSGLRVVRADRFREFLHLLPNGFSYPTTSTMAFFRSGYSVAYEPVDVRARTGTSHLNIWREGLRFLLIIFKIGTLYSPLKLFAPLSLVLFVAASVWYAYTLLTEGRFTNMSALLYTTSLLTFMIGLVSEQITTLMFAHRNYERRD; translated from the coding sequence GTGACCGATAAGGAAGGGACTTCTGCCGGGTTGAGCATCGTCATCCCGGCGCTCAACGAGGCGGCCTCCCTGCGCGAGCTGCTGCCCGAATTGAAACAGCGCTTTCCGTCGGCCGAGATCCTGGTGGTGGACGACGGCTCCACGGATGACACCGCAACGCTCCGCAAGGAGCTCGACGTCCGCTGCATCCGCCATCCCTACAACATGGGCAATGGCGCGGCAGTCAAGGACGGCGCGCGGCACGCCAGGGGTGAAACCCTCGTGTTCATGGACGCCGACGGCCAGCACCTGCCGGAACACGTCGAGCACCTGCTCGAGCGCTTCCACACCGAGGACCTGGACATGCTGGTCGGCGCGCGCAACAGCGCGGGGCAGGCCGGCCTGTTGCGCGGCCTGGGCAACCGTATCTTCAACCTGTTGGCAAGCTGGATGACCGGACACCGCGTCCTGGACCTGACCAGCGGCCTGCGAGTGGTGCGCGCCGACCGCTTTCGCGAGTTCCTGCACCTGTTACCCAACGGCTTTTCCTATCCCACCACCTCGACCATGGCCTTCTTCCGCTCCGGCTACTCGGTGGCCTACGAACCGGTGGACGTGCGCGCCCGCACCGGCACAAGCCACCTGAACATCTGGCGCGAAGGACTGCGCTTCCTGCTGATCATCTTCAAGATCGGCACCCTGTACTCGCCACTCAAGCTGTTCGCCCCGCTCAGCCTGGTGCTGTTCGTCGCCGCCTCGGTCTGGTATGCCTATACCCTGCTCACCGAGGGACGCTTCACCAACATGAGCGCCCTGCTCTACACCACCTCGCTGCTGACCTTCATGATCGGCCTGGTATCCGAACAGATCACCACCCTGATGTTCGCCCATCGCAACTACGAGCGCCGCGACTGA